A window of Pseudomonas mucidolens contains these coding sequences:
- a CDS encoding response regulator transcription factor → MQVLLVEDQPQLARRMAQGLEEAGYGVEVAANGMAAQRFVESTEYALVILDVMLPGLNAWQLQQAIRQKGQTPLLFLTTENGIEDRLRGLELHEDDYLLKPFEPKALVARVRKLLRRDRGR, encoded by the coding sequence TGCAGGTGCTGTTAGTGGAAGACCAGCCCCAACTGGCGCGACGTATGGCCCAAGGGTTGGAAGAAGCCGGCTACGGGGTGGAAGTGGCGGCCAATGGCATGGCGGCCCAGCGGTTTGTCGAGAGTACTGAATACGCTCTGGTGATCCTGGATGTGATGTTGCCGGGTCTGAATGCCTGGCAATTGCAGCAGGCTATCCGCCAGAAAGGCCAGACGCCTTTGCTGTTTCTCACCACTGAGAACGGGATTGAAGACCGCCTGCGCGGGCTGGAGCTGCATGAGGATGACTATCTGCTCAAGCCCTTTGAACCCAAGGCGTTGGTGGCGCGTGTGAGGAAGTTGTTGCGCCGTGACCGGGGGCGTTGA